A stretch of the Streptosporangium sp. NBC_01755 genome encodes the following:
- the cydC gene encoding thiol reductant ABC exporter subunit CydC, with product MIHSNGILSGTGRRTALAAAAGAAAELAGLGLIGSAAWLITRAAEQPPLAALSVAIVGVRAFATTKGVFRYGERLAGHDVALRAQATTRERLYQALIPAGPLNQRGADLLSRMVDDTDAVQDLLVRCLLPAVAALVTGMTAVVIGLFLLPAAALVLVAGLLVAGVLIPAGTAAAARRWSARIAPARADLAARVADLVHGAADLAAYGANERALAAAAETDSRLAALERRQARANAAASALGMLTQGLTVAAIVLVAQNSGAGSVAAAVLALTSLVAFEPVLPMASAAERLTGVLAALRRLREVGATAPAVPEPATAVEVPAGPPTIEIKELVVRHGADRAPALDGVSLTLTPGRRVALVGPSGAGKSTLLSALMRLVEPESGTIRVSGVDVRELASDDVRRVMTGLTQDPYVFQASVRDNLRLAGPEAGDEELAGALRRARLEGWVERTGWDAVLGEDGRTVSGGQLQRLALARALLHDPPVLLLDEPAEALDETTADALMTDLLDATHGHTTLLVTHRLRGLERVDEIVVLENGSVVQRGTHEQLVDLPGYYRDLWRSEALTTGH from the coding sequence ATGATCCACTCCAACGGGATCCTGTCCGGCACCGGCAGGCGGACGGCCCTCGCCGCGGCGGCCGGAGCGGCGGCCGAGCTGGCCGGACTCGGGCTGATCGGATCCGCCGCGTGGCTCATCACCAGGGCCGCCGAGCAGCCTCCGCTGGCGGCGCTGAGCGTGGCGATCGTCGGGGTCAGGGCATTCGCGACGACCAAGGGGGTCTTCCGCTACGGGGAGCGCCTGGCCGGACACGACGTGGCGCTGCGAGCCCAGGCGACGACCAGGGAGCGGCTCTACCAGGCGCTCATCCCCGCGGGACCGCTGAACCAGCGGGGGGCCGACCTGCTCAGCCGCATGGTCGACGACACCGACGCGGTGCAGGACCTGCTCGTACGCTGCCTGCTTCCGGCCGTCGCGGCGCTGGTCACCGGCATGACCGCGGTGGTGATCGGGCTGTTCCTGCTCCCGGCCGCGGCGCTGGTGCTGGTGGCCGGGCTGCTGGTGGCCGGGGTACTGATCCCGGCGGGCACGGCCGCCGCCGCGCGGCGCTGGTCGGCGCGGATCGCCCCCGCACGGGCCGACCTGGCGGCCCGGGTCGCCGACCTGGTGCACGGCGCGGCCGACCTGGCCGCCTACGGGGCGAACGAGCGGGCCCTGGCCGCCGCCGCCGAGACCGACAGCCGGCTGGCTGCGCTGGAGCGCCGCCAGGCACGGGCGAACGCGGCGGCCTCCGCCTTGGGCATGCTCACCCAGGGCCTGACCGTGGCGGCGATCGTCCTCGTGGCGCAGAACTCCGGCGCGGGCTCCGTGGCCGCCGCGGTGCTCGCGCTGACCTCGCTGGTCGCCTTCGAACCGGTGCTGCCGATGGCCTCGGCCGCCGAGCGGCTGACCGGGGTGCTCGCCGCCCTGCGCCGCCTGCGGGAGGTCGGCGCGACCGCTCCGGCGGTGCCGGAGCCGGCCACCGCGGTCGAGGTACCCGCCGGGCCGCCGACCATTGAGATCAAGGAGCTGGTGGTCCGGCACGGCGCCGACCGCGCCCCCGCGCTGGACGGCGTCAGCCTGACCCTCACTCCCGGCAGGCGTGTCGCCCTGGTCGGCCCGAGCGGCGCCGGCAAGAGCACCTTGCTGTCCGCCCTGATGCGCCTGGTCGAGCCCGAGTCGGGGACGATCAGGGTCAGCGGGGTGGACGTCAGGGAGCTGGCGTCCGACGACGTCCGGCGGGTGATGACCGGGCTGACCCAGGATCCGTACGTGTTCCAGGCGTCGGTGCGGGACAACCTGCGGCTGGCGGGCCCCGAGGCCGGTGACGAGGAGCTCGCCGGGGCCCTGCGGAGGGCGCGCCTGGAGGGATGGGTGGAGCGGACCGGCTGGGACGCCGTGCTCGGAGAGGACGGCCGGACGGTGTCCGGGGGGCAGCTGCAGCGGCTGGCGCTCGCGCGGGCGCTGCTGCACGACCCGCCGGTGCTGCTGCTGGACGAGCCCGCCGAGGCTCTGGACGAGACGACGGCGGACGCGCTCATGACCGACCTGCTGGACGCCACCCACGGCCACACGACGCTGCTCGTCACCCATCGCCTGCGCGGGCTGGAGCGGGTGGACGAGATCGTCGTGCTGGAGAACGGCTCGGTGGTCCAGCGGGGCACCCACGAGCAGCTGGTGGACCTGCCTGGGTATTACCGGGACCTGTGGCGTTCCGAGGCACTGACCACCGGGCACTGA
- a CDS encoding ATP-binding protein — protein sequence MSREDVYGAVETMFRRWDGLCIVGMRNFGGEVRSAGQARGWVVELLSAQCFSGEVLETARLLVSEVVTNSILHSDSGIDPEGLVTVAVGLGRDVIHIEVIDQGSSVNVPAMRSAGEDSLGGRGLDWVHRLSSGWGSDHDPEIGRAVWFRLAC from the coding sequence GTGAGCCGGGAAGACGTCTACGGCGCGGTGGAGACGATGTTCCGGCGCTGGGATGGGCTGTGCATCGTCGGTATGCGCAACTTCGGTGGTGAGGTGCGGTCGGCGGGGCAGGCTCGTGGCTGGGTGGTGGAGCTGCTGAGTGCGCAGTGCTTCTCGGGTGAGGTCCTGGAGACGGCGCGGTTGCTGGTCAGTGAGGTCGTGACGAACAGCATCCTGCACAGTGATTCGGGCATTGACCCCGAGGGGCTGGTCACGGTCGCCGTGGGGCTGGGTAGGGACGTGATCCACATCGAGGTGATCGATCAGGGGTCGTCGGTCAACGTGCCCGCGATGCGGTCGGCGGGTGAGGACAGTCTCGGCGGGCGGGGTCTGGACTGGGTCCATCGCCTGTCGAGCGGTTGGGGTTCTGACCATGATCCGGAGATAGGTCGCGCGGTCTGGTTCCGGCTGGCCTGCTGA